From one Amaranthus tricolor cultivar Red isolate AtriRed21 chromosome 17, ASM2621246v1, whole genome shotgun sequence genomic stretch:
- the LOC130803936 gene encoding B-type cell cycle switch protein ccs52A-like, whose amino-acid sequence MEEDLNSSPPLQSSKSSFLINYPSKIARPSLNFDKIDEGPATPSKIIDRMINSHHYPSPSRTILSDRFIPSRSSSNFSLFNVSPSHSSPKSIKQSDGVREDSNSTYTTLLRAALFGPDAGCFFPGTPDKGPPNRNIFRFKSETKRALPSLMPFGPDDALPGVSYSPVKTPRKVPRSPYKVLDAPALQDDFYLNLVDWSSHNVLAVGLGNCVYLWNACSSKVTKLCDLGIDDSVCSVGWAQRGTHLAVGSNNGKVHIWDASRCKRVRTMEGHRFRVGALAWSSSVLSSGSRDKNIFLRDIRAQDDYVSKLTGHKSEVCGLKWSYDNRELASGGNDNRLFVWNQHSTQPVLKYSEHTAAVKAIAWSPHLHGLLASGGGTADRCIRFWNTTTNSQLGCMDTGSQVCNLAWSKNVNELVSTHGYSQNQIIVWKYPSMSKLATLTGHSYRVLYLAVSPDGQTIVTGAGDETLRFWNVFPSSKSQNTDSELGFLSLGRAQIR is encoded by the exons atggAGGAAGATCTCAATTCTTCTCCTCCATTACAATCTTCAAAATCATCATTTCTTATCAATTACCCATCAAAAATTGCTCGTCCTTCCcttaattttgataaaattgatgaGGGTCCCGCTACTCCATCTAAAATCATCGATCGTATGATCAATTCTCATCACTATCCATCTCCTTCAAGAACAATTTTGAGTGATAGATTTATTCCTTCTAGAAGTTCTTCTAATTTTTCTCTTTTCAATGTTAGTCCTTCTCATTCTTCTCCTAAGAGTATTAAGCAATCCGATGGGGTTCGGGAAGATTCTAATAGTACTTATACCACCCTTCTTCGGGCCGCCCTTTTTGGGCCTGATGCTGGGTGTTTCTTCCCGGGTACGCCTGACAAAGGCCCACCTAATCGAAATATTTTCCGGTTTAAATCCGAAACAAAACGGGCATTGCCGTCGTTGATGCCTTTTGGTCCCGATGATGCTCTTCCGGGTGTTAGTTATAGCCCGGTTAAGACTCCAAGGAAAGTACCCAGATCACCGTATAag GTATTGGATGCCCCAGCATTGCAGGATGATTTTTATTTGAACTTGGTAGATTGGTCTTCACACAATGTACTTGCTGTGGGATTAGGCAATTGTGTTTATTTGTGGAACGCTTGCAGTAGCAAG GTGACTAAATTGTGTGATTTGGGGATTGATGACAGTGTTTGTTCCGTTGGATGGGCTCAACGAGGGACTCATCTGGCTGTTGGTTCAAACAATGGAAAAGTCCAT ATTTGGGATGCTTCACGCTGTAAAAGGGTTCGAACTATGGAGGGTCATCGATTCCGTGTGGGTGCATTGGCATGGAGTTCATCTGTATTGTCTTCTGGTAGCCGAGATAAGAATATATTCCTTAGGGATATACGAGCTCAGGATGATTATGTCAGCAAATTAACTGGACACAAGTCAGAG GTTTGTGGCCTCAAGTGGTCATATGACAATCGTGAGCTAGCATCAGGAGGGAATGACAACAGA CTATTTGTGTGGAACCAACATTCAACTCAACCTGTATTAAAGTACTCAGAGCATACAGCGGCGGTAAAAGCAATTGCTTGGTCTCCCCATCTACACGGGCTTCTGGCGTCCGGAGGTGGTACTGCCGATCGATGCATCCGTTTTTGGAATACAACTACTAATTCACAGTTGGGATGCATGGACACTGGTAGTCAG GTTTGCAATCTTGCTTGGTCAAAAAATGTAAATGAACTTGTCAGCACCCATGGATACTCCCAAAATCAAATAATTGTTTGGAAATATCCTAGCATGTCCAAG TTAGCAACTCTTACTGGACATTCATATAGGGTTCTCTATCTTGCAGTTTCACCAGATGGACAG ACCATTGTAACTGGAGCAGGAGATGAAACACTTAGATTTTGGAATGTCTTCCCTTCTTCAAAGTCTCAG AACACCGACAGTGAGCTTGGATTTCTTTCACTTGGAAGAGCTCAAATCCGGTGA
- the LOC130803937 gene encoding protein STAY-GREEN homolog, chloroplastic-like encodes MMGTLTASMLIPSKLNKPSIHDHNLSLIPSRSSRYPFKRTQPVMRLFGPAIFEASKLKVLFLGLDNEEKHPPKLPRTYTLTHSDITAKLTLAVSQTINNSQLQGWANKFYRDEVVAEWKKVKGKMSLHVHCHICGGHFFLELCAPLRYYIFYKELPVVLNAFVHGDEKLFNNYPELQEASVWVYFHSSIPKFNKVECWGPLKEAMDPTSKTKMMTMKNQQQEIQDVNDQEREREREENEEKKNCKIKWEMIEPCTEPCRCCYPPTSLIPWTPSHSITDADNQILKLPGSDLSIPSSGSR; translated from the exons ATGATGGGCACTTTAACTGCCTCTATGTTGATCCCATCAAAGCTTAATAAACCTTCAATTCATGATCATAATCTCTCTCTAATTCCTTCTAGAAGCAGCAGATACCCTTTCAAGAGAACCCAACCT GTGATGAGATTGTTTGGGCCAGCAATATTTGAAGCATCAAAATTGAAGGTATTGTTTTTGGGATTGGATAATGAAGAAAAACACCCACCAAAGTTACCAAGAACTTATACTCTTACGCATAGTGATATCACCGCCAAGCTCACTTTGGCCGTCTCTCAAACTATAAACAACTCTCAG TTACAAGGATGGGCAAACAAATTTTACAGAGATGAGGTAGTAGCAGAGTGGAAGAAAGTGAAAGGAAAGATGTCATTGCATGTACATTGTCATATATGTGGTGGTCATTTCTTCTTAGAGTTGTGCGCTCCTCTGCGTTACTACATCTTTTACAAGGAACTCCCTGTG GTACTGAATGCATTTGTACATGGAGACGAAAAACTGTTCAACAACTACCCAGAACTACAAGAAGCTTCAGTATGGGTGTATTTTCATTCAAGTATTCCAAAATTCAACAAAGTAGAGTGTTGGGGCCCACTTAAAGAAGCAATGGACCCTACATCGAAAACTAAGATGATGACGATGAAAAATCAGCAACAGGAAATTCAAGACGTAAATGATCAAGAACGAGAACGAGAACGAGAAGAAaacgaagaaaaaaaaaattgtaaaataaaatgGGAAATGATAGAGCCTTGCACGGAACCATGTAGATGTTGTTATCCACCTACTAGTTTGATTCCGTGGACTCCTTCACACTCAATAACTGATGCAGATAACCAAATTCTTAAGCTTCCTGGTAGTGATTTGTCAATTCCTTCATCTGGGTCCCGCTAA